The Pseudorasbora parva isolate DD20220531a chromosome 25, ASM2467924v1, whole genome shotgun sequence genome segment CTTAACGTTTTTCATTGAGCCACATTTTCTGAAACTGTAATGAAAAGCAATTAATATGCTAAGTAAGCTGGATACagtttaataattttttaacaAACTTATATGCGTGTATTTTAGTATATGAATGTTTATTGATACATTACCAATAGTCTTTAAATATGGTTTGACAATGgttgaaaaatgtttttatgtgcATACAGAAAATAGCGAATGACAATGGACTTACTTGATGTTTGTGTGATTAAAAAGTACAGCAAGTGTGAATAATTACTAACTTCTTTGTTTTTATATACACATTCTCACTTTTACAAGTGACCTTAATAAGCCCACATAGCACATAAgtccatttattttaaatgatctaatattaatttattttgaaattaattatacacacaaacacaaaaccacAATAAAAGGCCAGAGACATTATTTATTGAACACTGACTGATCTGACAAATAAATATGACAATAAGAGCACTGATGTCCAATATAAGTGCCAATAAGTTTAAAAAGGCAGACTGATTCCTAACAAATGTTTCGTTTTTTGGTTTTAGACCATTTTCCTTATTTAGCATGTTTGCCAACACTGAAAAATTAGACAACATTCATTGCATTATTTTGCAGCTTGAAGTGGAATCGTATGAATATCCTTAAATCACTAGTACAAAGTTTCAGCCATGGAAATTAGGGAATCACAGGAACCGGATTCCAGCCCCAAACTGTACTCCATCACATATCCTAAGATACAAAACACATCAGTACATTAAATCATACATTCATAATAAGAGAAGAGAAATGCTAGTATATTAAAAGTgtattattgattgattgattgtgtgAGTGTCTACCTGTCTCCGCTCTGGACGCCCATGGGAATGCAATAGTTGAGCTCCAGACGAGCAATGTTCCCCAGACGCAACACAATGCCTGCTCCATAAGACCAGCGGATACACTCAGCCAGTTTGCTCAGGTGTGCTCTCGGCCCTTCCCCTAGTGAACGATTTAAAGTACAGCAacaaatgtaagtaaaaaacaaaGCATGTTTCATTAAACAAAAGGAGAACTTTGCCCTTCACAGCATTATCTACCTTACCATAGTTGAGGTTACACAAGTTTCCGGCGTTGAGGAAGAAATGTGTTCTGAAAAGGTCTCCGAAGCCACCTCGGCCTGGCCTGAATGGAAGAGGGGTGTATAGATGAAGCCCCCCAGCCCAATATGCCTCCCCACCGAGGTAATCGCCTGTCACCAaagtgagaagaaaaaaaaaccttagtCATGAATATATAGAGATGTTGAGCTTTGTCAGGGTCAGAGTGATTTACCTTCACTCTGAGGGCCGATGCTGTACATGCTGAAGCCCCTCACACTGGTCGGACCACCCAAATAGAACCTAAATacatgtttaaaaacaaaaacagtattATTTTAAGCGTTTGTGGGTCTATTTTTATGAAAGAGGGAATATGCTAACCTGTCAGCGATGCAGGATGGCTTTTCTCCAAGGGGCAGCAACATACCACCCCACAGAGAGGTAGAGAGCACCTATAAGAGACGAAAGTCAGCAAACGGAGCATTCTGAAAGGGTTTAAAACATCAATAAACCAGTGTTGTTATCATTAAGTACAACTAAGTACATTTATGTTGATTAAATTACTAAATTAGAAAGCatgttaaatgaaataaattaaatgttaacttatattacttattaaaaaaaattacaactacaactattaaaaaacatTGACTTTATTTGAAATAATGCACATGGAAATTAACTGGAACAAAATTAAGTTGCCAAGGAAATATTTCTAATTTTCCCTTAGTTTAAGTAATAAAAATGCTAAAACTAATACTGAAATGAAAATTTATAAAAACTAAGCAGACATATTTAAATAAcctaataaaattataaaacaataaaattactaaaataaatattggaaaatatgaacataaaaactaactcaaaatattaataaataaaataaatacaaaatattactaAATACTATAGTATATTGATGATAATATACTTATATTATTTAAGTTAGCTGCCAAAGAAACATGGGTTGAAGTAAAATGATTAtcaaaataatcataaatacAACCTAGAGGcatatttaaatgaaaacaaaaccTAATAAAGAACACACAAAACaactcaaaatataaaaataaaaactataaaatattactgaatacTATAAATACTAAATATTACTGCACATACTATAGTATATTAATGATACTAAGTTAACACTGCAACAAACAGACAAAAGCATTCGTTTTTTGCAAAGCATCTCACCGAGTCCCAGAAGAGAGTCCTGTTGAGCTGAATTTCAAAGTCTTCCTTCAGGAAACTGACATCTCCTCCGGTGTAACCTGCTAGTTCCTGACAAGCCATTAAAAATTAACTAAATGGcagtattttaatttttttcactatttatttaatttacaaagatAACAAACAAACCTGGTTGATCTTCAGTAAGGCACCTTTTTTTGGAAGGATGGTAGAATTGCGTGTGTCGATAACCATTGCGTGCTGTGAGGAAAACATCATATTCAAAATCGGATATGAAATATCAGTGAGTTTAATAACAAAGCCAAGATTCAGAGAAGAGACATACAGAAAGTGAGGACTTTAGGGAATGGCCACTCTCCTCCCTGACAGTGAAGGAGGCCGTACGAGCCAAACAACCCAGCTCTCTCCACACACCCTCCCACTTCAAAGTGTGATTTGTCCTCCAGATGGGGAACTAGGGATCACAGATcaaacaatggacaaataaaTTAGATCATATCTTACATATATACTAAAAATATAGACTTTTGAATCTACTAAAATTATATTACATCAAATAATATTGGTTTAGTTAAGGAGAAAATAATCAccttaatataaataaatgccttaatgaaaataaatctaTGATAATTACACTGAACTCCGTGGAGACCCCTCGGTCCGTTTCTCTGAGCGAGCTCCATGGAAACTGCCCCGTGACTTTATACAAGTTAATAGAGAAGCTGAAAGAGCAAGAGAAAGAAAAGTGCCTCactttaaagtgcccctattttAGACTAGGGCAACATGATATTcctaacaaaataaaatgtaattgtaaatAGAAATCTTCACTACAAGGCCAAAAAACATACTTCCGCTCAAAGTGTCCAGGCTGGGGCTTGAAGAATGACAGGCCATATGAGGTTTCCTTAGTCCCATATGAGAACTGAAAGGTAAGCTTCTCAGCACGTCCAAAAACATTGGGCAATTTCAGACCCAGCACCTGAGATGAGAACCAGAACAACACttgtaaataatgttttaattcaGTTTTACACTTTTTCACACAGCTAGCAGATATGATGCAGCTCATCAGTAGCTCACCATGCTTCCCTCATTGTTCCCAACCATGGTGTTGTAACTTCCCGTCATTCTTCTCAGCTCCTTCACTTCAAATGTCACATCCAGTCCGTTAGGCAGCGCATCAGTACCtcatttttaaagagaaattcAGATTTGAATGCATCACTTTGATTATTGGTTATTTACTATTGGTTGTTTGCATAATTGTTGTACCTTCAGCAGTGTCAATGACAACTTCCACATGTCTGAATATCCCCAGACGCAAAAGTTTCTGTCTGGCCTCATGCGACTTCTTCATTACCTGAAACAAATttgtatatataaacacaattgGAATATAGTTCAaatcatatatacacacacacacacacacacacacacacacacacacacacaaagtgaaAGAAAACATGAATACTCACATCAATCAGGTTTTTGGCACGGAAAACATCTGCGATCTCATACGTTAAAATGTCTTCCTTTGTTCTTCCGAGACCATCAATGTGTACATGTTGTACTACAACCTAAACAATTGAAAAATGcatatgagaaaaaaaaactatatgccTGATATGAAAATACACGTATGCAAGCACTGGATATACAAAACACATAAGATCTTACATCTTTATTTTCAAGAACTTCCTGTTTCTCCTCATGCTCTGGTTCCCCCAGGTCCATGTCATCTGCTTGGACCCCCAGTTCAGGTCCTTGCATAGGAAGGGGGTCCAGACTCTGAGTCAACAGATATGTAGCAATGAGTTATAGTGTTATTATATTAAGCATACTCAAAGAATCTGatttctcaaaaaaatgatCTTAGGATCACATACAATACGTAAAACTGCATCACATACAATACGTAAAAATAGATAATATAGAAGTGTGTAAATACAAAAGCAGTGAGGTATTGTATGACTGCTATAGACGATTGCTACACTAGTCTGTGTAAAGTGAAAGTGATCGTTTATATGTGCAAAACTGATCTAATATATTAACTGACAATTAGTCTAGATTAATGTGTCGTATAAAACGTCGTCCTAAACTCGGCCTGTCATTCAAAGACTGTTCAGAGGTCATTGCTTTAGGTTTTCCGAAGACTCTAGAAAAATGTGCTTACCCTGGCATGCACGGTCCCCATGTTTAAAAGTCCTTTTACATTCAAACGTCCCTAATATGATAATAAGCACAGTTCCGCCTAAAACAGCACAAT includes the following:
- the samm50 gene encoding sorting and assembly machinery component 50 homolog A, whose product is MGTVHARSLDPLPMQGPELGVQADDMDLGEPEHEEKQEVLENKDVVVQHVHIDGLGRTKEDILTYEIADVFRAKNLIDVMKKSHEARQKLLRLGIFRHVEVVIDTAEGTDALPNGLDVTFEVKELRRMTGSYNTMVGNNEGSMVLGLKLPNVFGRAEKLTFQFSYGTKETSYGLSFFKPQPGHFERNFSINLYKVTGQFPWSSLRETDRGVSTEFSFPIWRTNHTLKWEGVWRELGCLARTASFTVREESGHSLKSSLSHAMVIDTRNSTILPKKGALLKINQELAGYTGGDVSFLKEDFEIQLNRTLFWDSVLSTSLWGGMLLPLGEKPSCIADRFYLGGPTSVRGFSMYSIGPQSEGDYLGGEAYWAGGLHLYTPLPFRPGRGGFGDLFRTHFFLNAGNLCNLNYGEGPRAHLSKLAECIRWSYGAGIVLRLGNIARLELNYCIPMGVQSGDRICDGVQFGAGIRFL